Within the Desulfurella sp. genome, the region TGGTTCAGGTATTTTGATAAATCATAGGTAGAATACCTATCTTTTATCTGTTTTATGGCTTGAGCGGATAATTTAATTCCAATGTCCATATTTTTATTATAGATAAAAAAATAAATTTTTTCAACTTGACATTCCGTATAAACGGAATATTATATGTGTGTATTCCGATTAATAGGAATACACAGGAGGTGTTTTTATGGTAGACTTTACTTTTATTTCTGATGTTTATAAACATACAACAATAAACGGTAAAATGTATAAAAGACTTAGATTATTTGGAAGAGAAAATGTAAGATATGGTATTATCTTTAATGAGCACAGTAGTATTGCAAAAAACACTTATGTAAAACTTATAGATTGTGTATTAATAGACAAAAGTTTAAAGATAAACTCGTTTGAAACAATGCCATATTGTATTGAAAGCTTATTTGACACTGTTTATTTTTCTAATAAAGCAAAGCAATACATAATAGAACTTCATAAAATAATTGATTTCATTAAAGATGAATCTTTACATGAATTTATTAAAAAGGTTTTTTTAAATGCAAATTTGATAAGTAAATTCAGTGTGTTTCCAGCATCTATTAGAAG harbors:
- a CDS encoding HD domain-containing protein codes for the protein MVDFTFISDVYKHTTINGKMYKRLRLFGRENVRYGIIFNEHSSIAKNTYVKLIDCVLIDKSLKINSFETMPYCIESLFDTVYFSNKAKQYIIELHKIIDFIKDESLHEFIKKVFLNANLISKFSVFPASIRSHDSFKHGLIIHTIKTARKALESSLGLSQKEQDFAITGALLHDIGKTKAYTKTGETFVYQYTSKGDMLGHKNLGVELLNEYFQDYNILSLEDQIYLKHIMYTQHKFDFDVKLSKVAAIVKEADEWAAAT